The following proteins are co-located in the Eleginops maclovinus isolate JMC-PN-2008 ecotype Puerto Natales chromosome 1, JC_Emac_rtc_rv5, whole genome shotgun sequence genome:
- the cbx5 gene encoding chromobox protein homolog 5, translating to MGKKSREDDSSSSDEEEYVVEKVLDRRVVKGRVEFFLKWKGYSEKHNTWEPEKNLGCPELISEFMKTYKKGSSGGSSSSSAGANKSVTASLGRSKDSSSSKKRSSDDDEEGGSKPKKSKEEDILVARGFERGLEPEKIIGATDSCGDLMFLMKWKDSDEADLVLAKEANHKCPQIVIAFYEERLTWHEDSDKKEKDVVSA from the exons ATGGGCAAAAAGTCTCGCGAAGACGACTCCTCGTCCTCTGATGAGGAAGAGTATGTTGTGGAGAAGGTGCTGGACAGGAGGGTGGTGAAAGGCAGGGTTGAGTTCTTCCTGAAGTGGAAAGGATATTCAGA AAAGCACAACACCTGGGAGCCTGAGAAGAACCTGGGCTGCCCTGAGCTAATTTCAGAATTCATGAAGACCTACAAGAAAGGCAGCAGTGGTGGAAGCTCCTCGTCCAGCGCTGGGGCAAACAAATCAGTCACAGCCTCCTTGGGACGATCCAAAGACTCCAGTAGCTCAAAGAAGAGAAGctctgatgatgatgaggaggggGGAAGTAAGCCCAAAAAGTCGAAGGAG GAGGACATCCTTGTTGCCCGTGGCTTTGAGAGAGGACTCGAGCCAGAGAAGATTATTGGAGCAACTGACTCATGTGGAGACCTAATGTTTCTTATGAAGTG GAAAGACTCTGATGAGGCAGATCTCGTGCTTGCCAAGGAAGCCAATCATAAGTGCCCACAGATCGTCATAGCCTTCTATGAGGAACGTCTCACCTGGCATGAAGACAGTGACAAGAAGGAGAAGGACGTGGTTAGCGCGTGA
- the nfe2 gene encoding transcription factor NF-E2 45 kDa subunit isoform X2, which produces MSANFPGVKSHGAPQDTEMDVAWQELMAITELQEFQAPSEGSYETTQYQTMEPMVPMGGYGMAQSHSEPPSTACELGPADTYDGCYSEEVPTCHRPRSNSEAMYGPEPQLNQRMIPISSYTQTSHMALREHMNMSGSSQGHRRANTQDLRRHIVWTTHGQSLQARSADDLESDSGLSLGSSPPLASPDNPVGGASGYPSVDIGMTYSDVESDRVAEHARRAHVHYPMDYQNQSHSYLQSGEHQSYFSTQPTLSHTQGNAPLPRPVKLQGEASALNDLYIDSGVSSRGSSQHSMYRKTQGSISTPAPLSRDERRAMSLKIPFPMEKIINLPVDDFNELLTQYTLTESQLALVRDIRRRGKNKVAAQNCRKRKLESIIHLERELNQLHGQRERLAQERHEFQRSLGFIKCRLTDLYSEVFSHLRDENGQPYSIDDYALQQTPDGKMYLVPHTNMQRDQC; this is translated from the exons ATGTCAGCTAATTTCCCTGGAGTCAAGTCTCATGGAGCTCCTCAGGACACAGAGATGGATGTGGCTTGGCAGGAACTGATGGccatcacagagctgcag GAGTTTCAAGCCCCCAGTGAAGGCTCCTATGAAACAACACAGTACCAAACTATGGAGCCCATGGTCCCTATGGGAGGATATGGGATGGCCCAGTCCCATTCGGAGCCGCCTTCTACTGCTTGTGAGCTCGGCCCTGCTGACACTTATGATGGATGTTACTCTGAAGAAGTGCCCACCTGTCATCGTCCCAGAAGCAATTCAGAGGCGATGTATGGACCTGAACCTCAGCTCAATCAAAGAATGATCCCCATTTCTTCCTACACACAGACCTCGCACATGGCTCTCAGAGAACACATGAACATGTCAGGTAGCAGTCAAGGGCACAGGAGGGCTAACACTCAGGATCTTCGCCGACACATTGTTTGGACTACACATGGACAAAGTCTGCAAGCTCGGTCAGCTGATGATCTTGAGTCGGACTCAGGTCTGTCTCTGGGCTCTAGTCCACCACTTGCTTCCCCAGATAATCCCGTTGGAGGTGCATCAGGTTACCCGAGTGTAGACATAGGCATGACCTATAGTGATGTTGAATCAGACAGGGTGGCGGAACATGCCAGAAGAGCACACGTCCATTACCCAATGGACTACCAGAACCAATCTCACTCGTATCTACAATCAGGTGAACATCAGTCTTATTTCTCAACCCAACCCACTTTATCTCATACACAAGGTAATGCCCCACTTCCACGACCAGTAAAACTGCAGGGAGAGGCTTCTGCACTGAATGATCTGTACATAGACTCTGGAGTGTCCAGCAGAGGGAGCTCCCAACATAGCATGTATAGAAAAACACAGGGAAGTATCTCCACTCCTGCACCGCTGAGCAGAGATGAGCGGCGGGCTATGTCTTTAAAGATCCCCTTCCCCATGGAGAAGATCATTAATCTACCTGTGGATGACTTCAATGAGCTCCTGACACAGTATACCCTCACAGAAAGTCAGCTAGCACTAGTCAGAGATATTAGACGGAGGGGGAAGAACAAGGTAGCAGCTCAGAACTGCAGGAAAAGGAAGCTTGAGAGCATAATTCACCTTGAAAGAGAACTGAACCAGCTGCATGGTCAGAGAGAGCGCTTGGCACAGGAGAGGCACGAGTTCCAGAGGAGCTTGGGTTTTATTAAATGTCGCCTTACAGACCTTTATTCAGAGGTGTTCTCTCATTTGAGAGATGAAAATGGACAACCATACTCAATAGATGACTACGCCCTACAACAGACACCTGATGGGAAAATGTATCTGGTACCTCACACCAATATGCAAAGAGACCAATGCTGA
- the hnrnpa1b gene encoding heterogeneous nuclear ribonucleoprotein A1b codes for MSKDVPREPEQLRKLFIGGLSFETTDESLRAHFEQWGSLTDCVVMRDPNSKRSRGFGFVTYSSVDEVDAAMTARPHKVDGRVVEPKRAVSREDSNRPGAHVTVKKIFVGGIKEDTEESHLRDYFSQFGKIEVIDIMTDRNTGKKRGFAFVTFDDHDSVDRIVIQKYHTINSHNCEVRKALTRQEMQTAGMGRSSGGGGGGRPYDYDRGFSQGGRGRYGDGPYNSNGGGDGSCGGSGGGGYGSGPGGYNNGGNRGYNQGYNQGGGGGGGGGGGYGGNGYETNGYGNCGGGGGGGGGNNYNNMGHYDPQASNFGPMKNNFGGGGGSGGGVGRNFGGYGGGSNNGGGGGGGYGRSARF; via the exons ATGTCGAAGGAT GTACCACGTGAGCCAGAGCAGCTTCGCAAGCTGTTCATTGGAGGTCTGAGCTTCGAGACCACAGACGAAAGCCTGAGGGCTCATTTTGAGCAATGGGGGAGCCTTACAGACTGTGTG GTCATGAGGGACCCCAATTCCAAAAGGTCCAGAGGCTTTGGCTTTGTTACATACTCATCCGTTGATGAGGTTGATGCTGCAATGACTGCCCGCCCCCACAAGGTTGATGGAAGAGTGGTTGAACCCAAAAGAGCTGTTTCCAGAGAA GACTCAAACCGACCAGGAGCCCATGTGACCGTAAAAAAGATCTTTGTTGGTGGCATCAAAGAAGACACAGAGGAGTCACACCTGAGAGATTACTTTTCTCAGTTTGGCAAAATTGAGGTCATTGATATCATGACCGACCGTAATACTGGAAAGAAGAGGGGCTTTGCCTTTGTGACCTTTGACGATCATGATTCAGTCGACAGGATTGTTA TCCAGAAATACCACACAATCAACTCTCACAACTGTGAAGTGAGGAAGGCTCTCACAAGGCAAGAGATGCAGACAGCAGGAATGG GTCGCAGcagcggaggaggaggtggtggaagGCCCTATGACTATGACAGAGGCTTCAGCCAGG GTGGTAGGGGGCGCTATGGTGATGGTCCTTACAATTCCAACGGCGGTGGGGATGGTAGCTGCGGTggcagtggtggtggtg gatatgGAAGTGGTCCAGGCGGATACAACAATGGCGGAAACAGGGGTTATAACCAAGGTTACAAccagggtggtggtggtggaggaggaggaggtggaggctaTGGAGGAAATGGTTATGAAACCAATGGCTATG GTAACTGTGGTGgcggaggtggaggtggtggtggaaaTAATTACAACAATATGGGACACTACGACCCCCAGGCCTCGAACTTTGGCCCAATGAAGAACAactttggtggtggtggtggtagcgGCGGTGGTGTTGGAAGGAACTTTG GTGGCTATGGAGGTGGCTCAAACaacggtggtggtggtggtggtggataTGGTCGTTCGGCGCGATTCTGA
- the nfe2 gene encoding transcription factor NF-E2 45 kDa subunit isoform X1: MCSTANYVLPLRRTCEVLATPGRLCGGVSMSANFPGVKSHGAPQDTEMDVAWQELMAITELQEFQAPSEGSYETTQYQTMEPMVPMGGYGMAQSHSEPPSTACELGPADTYDGCYSEEVPTCHRPRSNSEAMYGPEPQLNQRMIPISSYTQTSHMALREHMNMSGSSQGHRRANTQDLRRHIVWTTHGQSLQARSADDLESDSGLSLGSSPPLASPDNPVGGASGYPSVDIGMTYSDVESDRVAEHARRAHVHYPMDYQNQSHSYLQSGEHQSYFSTQPTLSHTQGNAPLPRPVKLQGEASALNDLYIDSGVSSRGSSQHSMYRKTQGSISTPAPLSRDERRAMSLKIPFPMEKIINLPVDDFNELLTQYTLTESQLALVRDIRRRGKNKVAAQNCRKRKLESIIHLERELNQLHGQRERLAQERHEFQRSLGFIKCRLTDLYSEVFSHLRDENGQPYSIDDYALQQTPDGKMYLVPHTNMQRDQC; encoded by the exons ATGTGTTCAACAGCCAACTATGTTCTCCCTCTGAGGAGAACCTGTGAG GTATTAGCTACTCCAGGCAGGCTGTGTGGGGGAGTGTCCATGTCAGCTAATTTCCCTGGAGTCAAGTCTCATGGAGCTCCTCAGGACACAGAGATGGATGTGGCTTGGCAGGAACTGATGGccatcacagagctgcag GAGTTTCAAGCCCCCAGTGAAGGCTCCTATGAAACAACACAGTACCAAACTATGGAGCCCATGGTCCCTATGGGAGGATATGGGATGGCCCAGTCCCATTCGGAGCCGCCTTCTACTGCTTGTGAGCTCGGCCCTGCTGACACTTATGATGGATGTTACTCTGAAGAAGTGCCCACCTGTCATCGTCCCAGAAGCAATTCAGAGGCGATGTATGGACCTGAACCTCAGCTCAATCAAAGAATGATCCCCATTTCTTCCTACACACAGACCTCGCACATGGCTCTCAGAGAACACATGAACATGTCAGGTAGCAGTCAAGGGCACAGGAGGGCTAACACTCAGGATCTTCGCCGACACATTGTTTGGACTACACATGGACAAAGTCTGCAAGCTCGGTCAGCTGATGATCTTGAGTCGGACTCAGGTCTGTCTCTGGGCTCTAGTCCACCACTTGCTTCCCCAGATAATCCCGTTGGAGGTGCATCAGGTTACCCGAGTGTAGACATAGGCATGACCTATAGTGATGTTGAATCAGACAGGGTGGCGGAACATGCCAGAAGAGCACACGTCCATTACCCAATGGACTACCAGAACCAATCTCACTCGTATCTACAATCAGGTGAACATCAGTCTTATTTCTCAACCCAACCCACTTTATCTCATACACAAGGTAATGCCCCACTTCCACGACCAGTAAAACTGCAGGGAGAGGCTTCTGCACTGAATGATCTGTACATAGACTCTGGAGTGTCCAGCAGAGGGAGCTCCCAACATAGCATGTATAGAAAAACACAGGGAAGTATCTCCACTCCTGCACCGCTGAGCAGAGATGAGCGGCGGGCTATGTCTTTAAAGATCCCCTTCCCCATGGAGAAGATCATTAATCTACCTGTGGATGACTTCAATGAGCTCCTGACACAGTATACCCTCACAGAAAGTCAGCTAGCACTAGTCAGAGATATTAGACGGAGGGGGAAGAACAAGGTAGCAGCTCAGAACTGCAGGAAAAGGAAGCTTGAGAGCATAATTCACCTTGAAAGAGAACTGAACCAGCTGCATGGTCAGAGAGAGCGCTTGGCACAGGAGAGGCACGAGTTCCAGAGGAGCTTGGGTTTTATTAAATGTCGCCTTACAGACCTTTATTCAGAGGTGTTCTCTCATTTGAGAGATGAAAATGGACAACCATACTCAATAGATGACTACGCCCTACAACAGACACCTGATGGGAAAATGTATCTGGTACCTCACACCAATATGCAAAGAGACCAATGCTGA